The nucleotide window GAAAAGGATTACTAATGTAAGCTAAATATGAATACCCTATTGTAGAGACTATAGCACCAGCCAAAATCAATATTGAAGATATTCTAGTTCTCATATTAAACGTGAAATATGCTCCGACCAGATCGTCAACAAGCAAAGAGATAGCGATAATTTTCCCTAGGAGAGAAACTGAGATAAATATCATAAATAGTGAGCCTATGAAACCTAAAAGTAACGTGAACCCCAAAATAAGCATTGAAATGATGCTATACTTTTTCGACATACTACTATCTATACAAGCTTAACGATAAAAATACCTGTTCTTGTTAAGTTTAACTTTTATCTAGGTTATCACTATGGTTAATAAGTTGAAGATAGTCTCATGGAACGTCAATGGATTAAAAGCAATAACTAGAAAAGGAGTACTCGAAAAGATTATAAAAGAAAATGATGTAATTTTACTACAAGAGATCCGTTCTAACGATATACCACTTGACCTACTTATTTCAGGTCTCAATATCGCAGCTTTTCCAGCCAAAAAGAAAGGCTATAGCGGTGTTATGAGTATTAGTAAACTAAAACCGCTATCAGTAATTAAGGGCTTAGGTATAGAAGAGTTCGACGCTGAAGGGAGAGTGCTAACACTGGAGTTTGAAAAATTTTACGTTATTAACACGTACTTTCCGAGAGCTGGTGATGGCCTATCTAGACTGGACTTCAAACTAAAATTCGATAACGCTATTGAAATGTTTGCATTAAAACTTAGAGAAACTAAATCAGTTATTATTTGCGGAGACTTCAATGCCGTAAGGAATAAAAGGGATTCAAGTTTTTGGGACGAGAACGAGCCTGGTCTTACTCCTCAAGAGAGGGATTGGATTAATAATTTCCTAGAAAAGGGCTTTGTAGACTGTGCAGAGAAGATGTCAAAAATAGAATATACGTGGCGGAGCTACAGGTTTAAATGGAAAGCTATGAGGATAGATTATTGTCTAGTTTCAGAAGAACTGGCAGTAAGAGTTTCTAATTTCCAAGTGTTAAAAGTAGAGGGCTCTGACCACCTACCGATTATGGTCGAATTGTCGGATTAAAATAAGCATTTTCCAGCATCATAGCGAGCGACTTTAAGTCACTTATTATGAGCGGGTCTCTAGAAACTTGGAAATCTGCTTGTACCTTGTTAAACAACGTAGAGACATTAGGGTAGTAGTTAGAAACTACTTGCACGACTCTATATAAATCTTCCTTCGAAATGTAGGGTAAGCCCAATTTTACAGCTATAGCGTCGAGCAAATATAAGATCCCAGACCAGTAACTATCTATAGCTGGTTGTATTTGACCCTCAGCTTCATAAGCTGCCCCTCTATTCCAGCTCTCTTTATAAAGTGAATAAAATTGGTTATAGTAGGGCTGAGACCTACCGAAATCCCAGTAACCCACTTGAGTAGAAGCTGGCATGCTTATCTTGTCAGCGTATTTCTGTATCTTCTGGTAGAGGAAGTAAATGCCTATTAAGACCGGTATGCTAGCTAACCACATTATAAACGGATCTGGGAGGTAAAATAGGGAGGACTCTATTAGCGCCGCAAAGAACAGTTCTACCGGGACCACTATGTAAGTCAATAAAGACCTTTTCCAATCCCTCCACCTGATTACCATATAAGTCCCGGCACCCACAGCTATGGCATAAGATGGGAGTTCTACCGCAGAGTGCGGGAGAAGCAATAGGGAGATACCGGCCAAGATCCCCGGGATACCGTAATGGGTAGAAACTACACTTACGACATAACCAGTATCTGCTATCGACATTCCAAAGAAAGCTATACCTATAATTGGTATAAAGTCAATTGTTGCTATGAGCAAATTATGTGGGAATATCGTTAGTACCTTACCTAAATATGTGGTATTTTGGACAGAACTTTCAAGGCTATTATATTGCTGGAAAGTAGACGGGCTATTAGAGGGTACGGCGCTCACACCTAGGAATATCGCAAGTTCAATAACAAGGTATATTAAGATTAGCTTTGATAGCAACCTCATAAGATTAAAGTATTGAACTCATAAAATAAAAGTTTTCATAAGGAATTTCACATTTTCCCTAATAACTTAACTAAAGCACTTCTCATATATTCTTCCGCTATACGGGGCTTTATATCTAGGTAAAGAGATATATGATACCAACTTTTTCCCTGTAAAGTTCTACTTATTAAAACTGCTTCTTCTATCTGATCAAGGAACCGCTCACGTGAGTATGTAAAGTATTTATATAATACATAATGTACGGCATCCGCCACTGCGTTATAGGGTAAATAACCGCTTAGATAAGCCTCTAACTTGGACTTATACTCTTCAGGTAATGGCTCGCCAGAAGTATCTTTAACTGGCAAAGACCTGAGGATAGTATCTAAAGTTAATGGGTTTACATTAAAATATACTTGATGCGAGGTCCTAAGTATTTTCTCTCTCAATAATTCTGATGCCCTACCCGATATCTTACTCGCTAACTCCGATAACGGCTTGATAACTATTATCGAATAACCGTTTAGACCTTCGTTTTTTCTAGAGGATAAATGAACTGGTATAAACCCGTTTTTAACCCAGAATTGGATCACCCTAATGTCAGAAGAGAATGATGAACCTACCCAATCTAGTCCCTCCCCTTCAGCCCTACGGAGTATGTGGTCAAGTAATCTGGACCCATATCCTTTACCCTGATATTCAGGGTGTACCGCTATCCTCATAACCCGCCAGCCTTTTAATGCACCGAAATCGACTAACCTATCGTATTTTATAAGTCTTTGAGGTATCAAGTCTCCCGAGCTTTCTCCACCGCTCAAGAACGTATTGATCTCTGATTGTGACAAATTACCTTCTTCTACTATTTGAGCCACACCGATCCCGTTATTAGTGAATATTCGCTGATAATGTAGGTCTCCTAAGATCATCAGGTCATCAGGTGAATTTCTATAATGTGCTGTTACTAAGATACCGTAAATTTGCCTTAATAACCCTTCGTTTTTAAAGAGTAAACTTCTCTCTAGTTCTAGCACATTCCCTTGATCTACTGTATTAGTTTTCGGCTCGGCGTCTAAGAGCATCACGTCATAAAGAAACCTTTCTACCGGGTCGCCTTTAGCGTATCTAACGGGAAAACTCAACGTAATGTGTTTAAATTTATATTTTTGCCTTAGAAAGTTTAAATACTTCAAAAAAGCCTTGCCCGTCCCTTCATAACCGTGAATGGTAGTCACTAGTATTACCTTTTCCCATTTATTTAAGATATAATTTATAGTATCTAATCCTACTGCAGCGGCCTCATCAACGACTATTAGATCTCCCTTATAGTCCTTAGCTAGATCGGGGGCTAACCACTTTACCGTAATACCCTTAGAATGTATTTCCATAACCTTTCCGTCTTTAGACTGCAACGCTTTGTAGCTAATTTTTAGGGCCTTCAGACCTTTAACTAGGAACTTAAACATCTCTTGAGACGACATATAAGTAGGAGAAGTAATAACAATGCTCTCGTATTCACGGCTCTTAACTAAGAAAGAGAGGAAAAGTCCTACCACAGAACTTTTCCCTCTTCCCCTTGGCGCTGTAATAGCAAGGACTCTCTTACCTTTTCCCTCAGTAATAAAACTCATCTCGTCTAAAGATTTATTTTGGTCTTCACTGATGCAAAGTTTGTGAAGCTCGATATCGACCTTTGGGTTTTTAGGTATTAACCTACTCGGAGCTTTTGCGTTCTGCGTGAAAGGCCTAAACGAGGAACCTTCATCATCTATTACGAGGATGCCTTCATGGTTTTTTGCTAGTGCGAGAAACCTATTTTCAAAGTAGCTGTCTACTAGACCGCCTTTAACTAGAGAGTTTTTGAACAGCTTATTGTTCATAATATCGTCACTATAAATTATCACTAGGCCACCGCCTCTGACTGAATCAGATAGTGCTGAAATATAGTTAGGCCTAAAGTCGTCGACAGTATCTAAAATTACTAGGTCAAAAGTCCTTCCTAAGTATTTATTGTAATCTGAGTAATCAATGTCTAAAATTTCTTTCACATTATTACCTTTAAATAGCGAAGAGATTTCAAAAAATCTGTCCTTAGCTTCTTTAATCCATGGATGAAACGCATAAGCTATACTTAGCTCATTCTTATGTTTTTTATCTAAGAATTCAGATAAAATAGGAAATAAAAATTGCCTCCATTGTTTTGTATTTATAATCGCTAATAACCTATAGTATCCTTCCTCTGCCCTTTTTAGTTCACCTTCCAGCATTAGGTTTTCTCCTCGTAGCTAACCTTACCGCTATTACAACTATTAGTATTATAACGATAACTACTATAATAACATATAGCCAACCTACGGTATACTTTGACGTACCGACCTGGAAAGTGATACCCTCATTAACCAGTTGGTCTAAAGATGTAGGAGTAACTTGAACTGTAAACCGGTCGTTCTGGACAAACGGAAATAATGAGCCGGTCTGGTTCCAGACTAGGGTTAGAGCCATAGAATAATTCCCTACTTGTGCCCCACTACTAACATCTACTACATAAGTAATATTGACTTCTTGTCCAGGCTTCAGGTCACCTAAATACTCTTCCGATGCTGTCAAACCCATTAGAGGGTTGGACGAGCTTACATGGGGATATATCACATCACTACTTCCTAAGATAGCTTTTATGTTCTGTGCTGTAATATTTCCCACATTCTTAATAGTTATAGTTATAGGGACCTTCGAAGAGCCAGGGTTTATAGAAGGGTAGTACACGTTTACTATCTGGAGGTCAGCTTTGGGGTATACTTGCAATTTGTAGGCTTTTATCAATTTACCACCATCATATTTTATGGTAAAATTGACATAGTAATACCCTGGGGAAGTCGAGTTAGGCACGTTTATTAAGAACGTAGTATTTATCGGGTGCCCAGTAGGTATAGCTCCAAGGTCTACCTCATTAGGTGACACCACTTGAAGGCCAGCAGGTGTTAATATGCCCACACTGACGTTTTCCGCTATTCCAGACCCGTAGTTTAGAAGTATTGCTTCTACCCTAACGTCATAATAGCCGGGGAATACTTGGGGAGGAATAGTGA belongs to Stygiolobus caldivivus and includes:
- a CDS encoding exodeoxyribonuclease III; the encoded protein is MKIVSWNVNGLKAITRKGVLEKIIKENDVILLQEIRSNDIPLDLLISGLNIAAFPAKKKGYSGVMSISKLKPLSVIKGLGIEEFDAEGRVLTLEFEKFYVINTYFPRAGDGLSRLDFKLKFDNAIEMFALKLRETKSVIICGDFNAVRNKRDSSFWDENEPGLTPQERDWINNFLEKGFVDCAEKMSKIEYTWRSYRFKWKAMRIDYCLVSEELAVRVSNFQVLKVEGSDHLPIMVELSD
- a CDS encoding stage II sporulation protein M; its protein translation is MRLLSKLILIYLVIELAIFLGVSAVPSNSPSTFQQYNSLESSVQNTTYLGKVLTIFPHNLLIATIDFIPIIGIAFFGMSIADTGYVVSVVSTHYGIPGILAGISLLLLPHSAVELPSYAIAVGAGTYMVIRWRDWKRSLLTYIVVPVELFFAALIESSLFYLPDPFIMWLASIPVLIGIYFLYQKIQKYADKISMPASTQVGYWDFGRSQPYYNQFYSLYKESWNRGAAYEAEGQIQPAIDSYWSGILYLLDAIAVKLGLPYISKEDLYRVVQVVSNYYPNVSTLFNKVQADFQVSRDPLIISDLKSLAMMLENAYFNPTIRP
- a CDS encoding tRNA(Met) cytidine acetyltransferase TmcA, giving the protein MLEGELKRAEEGYYRLLAIINTKQWRQFLFPILSEFLDKKHKNELSIAYAFHPWIKEAKDRFFEISSLFKGNNVKEILDIDYSDYNKYLGRTFDLVILDTVDDFRPNYISALSDSVRGGGLVIIYSDDIMNNKLFKNSLVKGGLVDSYFENRFLALAKNHEGILVIDDEGSSFRPFTQNAKAPSRLIPKNPKVDIELHKLCISEDQNKSLDEMSFITEGKGKRVLAITAPRGRGKSSVVGLFLSFLVKSREYESIVITSPTYMSSQEMFKFLVKGLKALKISYKALQSKDGKVMEIHSKGITVKWLAPDLAKDYKGDLIVVDEAAAVGLDTINYILNKWEKVILVTTIHGYEGTGKAFLKYLNFLRQKYKFKHITLSFPVRYAKGDPVERFLYDVMLLDAEPKTNTVDQGNVLELERSLLFKNEGLLRQIYGILVTAHYRNSPDDLMILGDLHYQRIFTNNGIGVAQIVEEGNLSQSEINTFLSGGESSGDLIPQRLIKYDRLVDFGALKGWRVMRIAVHPEYQGKGYGSRLLDHILRRAEGEGLDWVGSSFSSDIRVIQFWVKNGFIPVHLSSRKNEGLNGYSIIVIKPLSELASKISGRASELLREKILRTSHQVYFNVNPLTLDTILRSLPVKDTSGEPLPEEYKSKLEAYLSGYLPYNAVADAVHYVLYKYFTYSRERFLDQIEEAVLISRTLQGKSWYHISLYLDIKPRIAEEYMRSALVKLLGKM